One segment of Haliotis asinina isolate JCU_RB_2024 chromosome 12, JCU_Hal_asi_v2, whole genome shotgun sequence DNA contains the following:
- the LOC137257952 gene encoding trypsin-like, producing MRFLLVIGLLCCSCNCHPAQRIEELCRILTNIIHDSHSRQLYDILDCDKILSPCGRVQSTKCPQPWIVRVRDKKRNADMCVGTLIDERHVITAAHCFNQRYFDPEDVHVGMGSQENGQLTYIDLKSFTRHPKYKSTGLPKDDIAVLTLQRKIRLKPCVQPICIPGISTYPEKGELVTVVGFGRFWNKRRARLQSAVVPVISHENCEFIYPEMMSLQHSICAGLRSNAFSSVCQDNSGVPMIIQRENKWFLYAISISPRGCIDTKSVYTEVAHYASWINSVK from the exons ATGCGATTCCTTCTTGTCATCGGTCTATTGTGCTGCTCATGCAATTGTCATCCTGCACAAAGAATTGAAG AATTGTGCAGAATCCTGACCAATATCATTCATGATTCACATTCCCGACAACTGTATGACATTCTCGACTGTGATAAAATAT taTCGCCATGTGGTAGAGTGCAGAGCACAAAATGTCCTCAGCCCTGGATAGTTCGAGTTCGAGATAAGAAAAGGAATGCCGATATGTGTGTTGGAACGTTGATAGACGAAAGGCATGTCATTACTGCTGCCCATTGCTTCAATCAGAG GTACTTCGACCCTGAGGATGTCCATGTCGGAATGGGTTCACAAGAGAATGGACAGCTTACCTACATAGACCTGAAGTCCTTCACGCGTCACCCAAAGTACAAAAGCACTGGACTGCCAA AAGACGACATTGCAGTTCTCACCTTGCAGCGGAAGATTCGGCTTAAGCCATGTGTTCAACCAATATGTATACCTGGGATATCAACCTATCCAGAAAAGGGAGAACTAGTAACAGTCGTAGGATTTGGAC GGTTTTGGAACAAAAGAAGAGCAAGACTGCAATCAGCTGTGGTGCCAGTGATTAGTCATGAGAATTGTGAGTTTATCTACCCGGAGATGATGTCATTGCAGCATTCGATCTGTGCAGGGTTGAGGTCCAACGCCTTTTCATCAGTCTGTCAG GACAACTCAGGAGTCCCGATGATCATTCAGCGAGAAAATAAGTGGTTTCTGTACGCGATCAGCATATCACCCAGAGGCTGTATAGACACTAAGTCTGTATACACTGAAGTTGCACATTATGCATCCTGGATCAACAGTGTCAAATAA